A single Lolium perenne isolate Kyuss_39 chromosome 6, Kyuss_2.0, whole genome shotgun sequence DNA region contains:
- the LOC127306139 gene encoding putative laccase-9, with translation MVGVAKMQAMLWLLAAVFMLEAAVGLAQDAKQGHNYYDFFVKETSYSRLCKNKTLLTVNGQFPGPTITARRGEWVFVNVHNQGDKNITIHWHGVDQPRNPWYDGPEFITQCPIQPGTNFTYEILLSEEEGTIWWHAHSGLDRAGVHGAFIVHPKNGTDYPFVKNYTLLDKEIPIILGEWWSTDLNLQLEEYLKTGGEIHNSNAHTINGQPGDLYPCGREDTFSVGVQRGKTYLLRIINAGLDGDMFFGVAGHNLTVVGTDGRYLKPFTVQTIMISPGQTMDALLEAKSSPSAGRYYMASKTYLSNSRLAYQNGTATAILEYKDAPLAARRAAPVLPNLPNNTDDAVAIGYTAQLRSLASKEHPVKVPTEVDEHMLITLAINTLPCTTGNGTCDGPGGTRLAASLNNASFEDPHVDILDAYYYSIQGVYEPDFPNIPPFLFNFTNTNGSRRYWPTKRSTKVKVLEYGAVVEIVFQDTDILGAENHPMHLHGYAFYVVGRGLGVFNETTDPATYNLVDPPYQNTVTVPKAGWVAMRFKATNPGVWFMHCHFDRHTVFGMSTSFIVKQGDTPESKMRPRPTNMPKC, from the exons ATGGTGGGTGTAGCTAAGATGCAGGCGATGCTTTGGTTACTTGCTGCAGTCTTCATGCTTGAGGCTGCAGTTGGCCTCGCTCAGGACGCCAAGCAAGGGCACAACTACTATGATTTCTTC GTAAAGGAGACTAGCTACTCAAGGCTCTGCAAGAACAAGACCTTGCTCACCGTCAACGGCCAGTTCCCCGGCCCGACCATCACAGCCCGGAGGGGCGAATGGGTGTTCGTGAACGTGCACAACCAAGGCGATAAGAACATAACCATCCACTG GCACGGCGTGGACCAACCCCGGAACCCGTGGTACGATGGGCCAGAGTTCATAACACAGTGCCCCATCCAGCCAGGAACCAATTTCACTTACGAGATTCTTTTGTCCGAGGAGGAGGGCACCATCTGGTGGCATGCGCACAGCGGCTTGGATCGCGCCGGCGTCCACGGCGCCTTCATCGTTCATCCCAAGAATGGCACCGACTACCCCTTCGTCAAGAATTACACTTTGTTGGACAAGGAGATACCCATCATCCTCG GTGAGTGGTGGAGCACCGATCTGAACCTTCAATTAGAGGAGTACCTGAAAACTGGCGGCGAGATTCATAACTCGAACGCACACACCATTAACGGCCAGCCCGGAGACCTGTACCCGTGCGGAAGGGAAGACACTTTCAGTGTGGGCGTGCAGAGAGGGAAGACGTACCTGCTACGGATCATCAATGCTGGACTCGACGGCGACATGTTCTTCGGCGTGGCCGGGCACAATCTCACCGTCGTCGGCACCGACGGCCGCTACCTGAAGCCATTCACCGTCCAGACGATCATGATCTCACCGGGACAGACCATGGACGCGCTCCTCGAAGCTAAGAGTTCCCCGTCCGCCGGCCGGTACTACATGGCCTCGAAGACGTACTTGTCCAACTCCCGGCTCGCGTACCAGAACGGCACCGCCACGGCCATCCTTGAATACAAGGACGCGCCGCTCGCTGCGCGTCGCGCGGCACCTGTCCTCCCCAACCTTCCGAACAACACGGACGACGCCGTCGCGATAGGGTACACAGCCCAGCTCCGGTCTTTGGCCAGCAAGGAACACCCGGTGAAGGTGCCAACGGAAGTCGATGAGCACATGCTCATCACCCTAGCAATCAACACTCTCCCTTGCACCACGGGGAACGGGACGTGCGACGGGCCAGGCGGCACCCGCTTGGCGGCGAGCCTCAACAACGCCAGCTTCGAGGACCCTCACGTCGACATCCTCGACGCATACTACTACTCCATCCAAGGCGTCTACGAGCCAGACTTCCCTAACATCCCACCCTTCCTCTTCAACTTCACCAACACTAACGGATCCAGGAGGTATTGGCCTACAAAGCGCAGCACAAAGGTGAAGGTGCTGGAGTACGGCGCCGTAGTGGAGATTGTGTTCCAGGACACCGACATCCTCGGCGCCGAAAACCACCCCATGCATCTGCACGGATATGCCTTCTACGTGGTAGGGAGAGGGTTGGGGGTCTTCAACGAGACCACGGACCCAGCCACCTACAACTTGGTTGACCCGCCATACCAGAACACGGTCACCGTGCCCAAGGCTGGTTGGGTCGCCATGCGCTTCAAAGCAACAAATCCAG